One window of Trifolium pratense cultivar HEN17-A07 linkage group LG5, ARS_RC_1.1, whole genome shotgun sequence genomic DNA carries:
- the LOC123887075 gene encoding protein FAR1-RELATED SEQUENCE 7-like: MTETYKWVLRCFLECMEGKQPKAVVTNGDGAMREAIKQIFPDANHRLCTWHLNKNASENVKNRNNFLDGFSKVMYSNFTIDEFEEYWSQMIKENGVQGHPWVVKTYENRSLWATAYLRDNFFGRIRTMSQYEAINAIIKSYVRKQGCIFEFMNNFDQATRDYRNNELVADFKPSSIDPVLSTQLPVIESHAGKIYTAKLFKEVRHEILKAGELIVRDKSEVGGRKTYRLTKFCKDGYERSVVYDGSTFKCSCKRFESRGIPCSHIFYVMKEEHVDRIPSNLVLTRWTKDAKIQFLNSSNCNDNVDLNMIAEACFGSYCMVLTEFCKEASKKDGVYAQIMEDLMQLKKSIAVKMMMQSVHKSQ; this comes from the coding sequence ATGACGGAGACGTATAAGTGGGTGTTGAGGTGTTTCCTAGAATGCATGGAAGGTAAACAACCAAAAGCGGTGGTAACAAATGGGGATGGGGCAATGAGAGAGGCCATAAAACAGATATTTCCCGATGCTAACCATAGGTTATGTACTTGGCATTTGAATAAGAATGCAAGTGAGAATGTGAAGAAcagaaataattttttggacGGTTTTTCAAAGGTCATGTACTCAAATTTTACAATAGATGAATTTGAAGAGTATTGGTCACAAATGATTAAAGAAAATGGAGTGCAAGGACATCCATGGGTAGTCAAAACGTACGAGAATAGGTCACTGTGGGCTACTGCATATCTACGAGATAACTTTTTTGGACGTATAAGAACTATGTCGCAGTACGAAGCTATTAATGCAATAATTAAGAGTTATGTCAGGAAGCAAGGATgcatttttgaatttatgaacaACTTTGATCAGGCTACGAGAGATTATAGAAATAATGAGTTGGTTGCTGATTTTAAACCATCGTCAATAGATCCTGTGTTGTCGACGCAACTGCCTGTGATTGAGAGTCATGCCGGTAAAATATATACGGCGAAGCTTTTCAAAGAAGTTAGACATGAAATATTGAAAGCCGGTGAATTGATAGTTAGGGATAAAAGTGAAGTCGGGGGTAGGAAGACTTATAGATTGACAAAATTTTGTAAGGATGGTTATGAAAGAAGTGTTGTTTATGATGGTTCGACATTTAAGTGTTCATGTAAGAGGTTTGAGTCCCGTGGCATTCCGTGTTCTCATATTTTTTACGTAATGAAGGAAGAACACGTTGATCGTATTCCAAGCAATTTGGTTTTGACGCGATGGACCAAGGATGCAAAAATTCAGTTTTTGAACAGCAGCAATTGTAATGATAATGTTGATTTGAATATGATTGCCGAAGCTTGTTTTGGTTCATATTGTATGGTTTTAACAGAGTTCTGCAAAGAAGCTTCAAAAAAAGATGGTGTTTATGCACAAATAATGGAAGACCTGATGCAGCTGAAAAAAAGTATTGCAGTAAAGATGATGATGCAATCGGTACACAAAAGTCAGTAG
- the LOC123885134 gene encoding golgin candidate 3-like isoform X2 translates to MWSTIANLKENLNKIALDVHEEDEMFRIYGEESSVSDRRNSNGFVRSSGIRSPLANGVDHVSISEDQIVKLNKENGSLKQNLVATNTALSASRVEGSRASTSGTSSMKELADSVDGKNRASKAVQYSSEIRKMKLELKQERDQLANIQLKFHEVQELNNSFREELKMLKLEREKTSKEMSKIQNELNEKASEIKHLQLDLTRRQNEEAGEAFNSLKRLIETLEKENTALKMEKNEIEAALEKSKNSFTEKMLSDALHVQKKESSSISDMPDRSEIFPGKEEMERSLQKLSEDLKQTQRDREKSLQELSRLKQHLLEKASEEAEKMDEDSKIIEELRESNNYLRAQISHLERTLKQGIASQEELKMAKNNEILKSREIIDDLNKKLTNCLSTIDSKNIELSNLQTALGQYYAEIEAMEHLEEELARAREEITKLSQLLKDADQRADASKTEKEEILAKLSQSEKAQIEWKSRVSKLEEDNARLRRAVEQSMTRLNRMSVDSDYLVDRRIVIKLLVTYFQRSHSREVLDLMVRMLGFSDEDKQRIGVAQQGASKGVVRGVLGLPGRLVGGILGGSSSEAAANAGSDNQSFADLWVDFLLKETEEREKRESSVNTGTSTENSSNKSPNTISATPPLPNQRFGSVPLPPLPNQRFASSFPITSTNQNISLLPPSYYQRPENFGSEFSTVPLTPSEAKPTGLNQLPRF, encoded by the exons ATGTGGAGTACCATTGCCAATTTGAAAGAGAACTTGAACAAAATCGCACTCGATGTTCACGAAGAAGATGAAATGTTTCGCATCTACGGCGAGGAATCTTCCGTTTCAGATCGCCGGAATTCTAACGGATTTGTCCGTTCATCGGGAATTAGGTCGCCACTCGCTAATGGTGTCGATCATGTTTCTATTTCTGAG GATCAGattgttaaattaaataaagaaaatggttCACTAAAGCAGAATTTGGTGGCTACAAATACTGCTTTGAGTGCTTCCAGAGTTGAAGGTTCTAGAGCATCTACAAGTGGAACTTCTTCAATGAAG GAGCTTGCAGATTCAGTTGATGGAAAAAATAGGGCGTCAAAAGCTGTGCAATATTCCTCAGAGATAAGAAAGATGAAGTTAGAACTAAAGCAAGAACGTGATCAATTGGCAAATATTCAACTAAAATTTcatg AGGTACAGGAATTGAACAACTCTTTCCGGGAGGAGCTTAAAATGCTAAAGTTGGAAAGAGAAAAA ACATCAAAGGAGATGAGCAAAATACAAAATGAATTGAATGAGAAAGCTTCAGAAATAAAGCATCTGCAGTTAGACTTGACTAGACGGCAAAATGAAGAAGCAGGGGAGGCTTTCAATAGCTTGAAAAGACTGATCGAAACCTTGGAGAAGGAAAACACCGCTCTTAAG ATGGAGAAGAATGAAATTGAGGCTGCTCTTGAAAAAAGCAAGAATTCTTTCACTGAAAAAATGTTGTCTGATGCTTTGCATGTTCAGAAAAAGGAATCGAGTAGCATCAGTGAT ATGCCAGATCGTTCTGAAATATTTCCTGGAAAGGAAGAAATGGAAAGATCCTTGCAAAAGCTAAGTGAAGATTTGAAGCAAACACAGCGagacagagagaaatcattACAAGAATTGAGCCGCCTTAAACAGCATTTGCTGGAAAAG GCATCCGAGGAAGCAGAAAAAATGGACGAGGATAGTAAAATCATTGAAGAGCTTCGTGAGAGCAATAACTATTTAAGGGCTCAGATATCACATCTTGAGAGAACTCTGAAGCAAGGAATTGCAAGTCAGGAGGAGCTGAAGATGGCAAAGAATAATGAAATTCTCAAGTCCAGGGAAATCATTGATGACCTGAACAAAAAGCTTACAAACTGTTTGAGCACAATAGATTCTAAAAATATTGAACTATCAAATTTACAGACAGCTCTTGGACAGTACTATGCTGAAATTGAAGCCATG GAACATTTAGAAGAAGAGTTAGCCCGGGCAAGAGAAGAAATAACTAAGCTTTCTCAACTGCTGAAA GACGCAGATCAAAGAGCGGATGCATCAAAGactgaaaaagaagaaattttgGCCAAGCTTTCCCAATCTGAGAAGGCACAAATTGAATGGAAAAGTAGAGTAAGCAAGCTTGAGGAAGACAATGCCAGATTGAGGCGAGCTGTTGAGCAGAGTATGACACGGTTAAATAGAATGTCGGTGGATTCAGATTATCTTGTTGACAG GCGCATTGTTATAAAATTGCTTGTAACTTATTTTCAGAGAAGTCACAGCAGAGAG GTTTTGGATCTAATGGTCCGCATGCTAGGATTCTCTGATGAAGATAAACAAAGGATAGGTGTTGCTCAGCAAGGTGCCAGCAAAGGTGTTGTTCGAGGAGTTCTTGGGCTGCCTGGCCGTCTGGTTGGAGGCATCTTGGGAGGAAGTTCGTCTGAAGCAGCAGCAAATGCAGGATCTGATAACCAG TCCTTTGCAGATCTGTGGGTGGATTTTCTTCTCAAGGAAAcagaagaaagagagaagagagaatcaTCAGTAAATACAGGTACATCCACTGAAAATTCCAGTAATAAAAGTCCAAATACTATTTCTGCTACTCCCCCACTTCCCAATCAGAGGTTTGGATCTGTTCCACTTCCACCACTTCCTAATCAGAGGTTTGCATCTTCTTTTCCAATAACTTCAACTAATCAAAACATCAGTCTTCTTCCTCCTAGCTATTATCAGCGTCCTGAAAATTTTGGTTCCGAATTCTCAACCGTTCCTCTTACACCATCTGAAGCCAAACCTACTGGTTTAAACCAGCTTCCGAGATTCTGA
- the LOC123885818 gene encoding reticulon-like protein B5: MADESESTVTAVSRDGGDSLLEKITEKLHFDDSSSDSSDSHSDTDKPVVESVKEKVFRLFGREKPVHSVLGGGKPADVFLWKNKKISAGALGVATAIWVFFELLEYHFLTLICHISILVLALLFLWSNAHTFLHKTPPRIPVVHLPEEPVLQIASALRIEINRGFSALHNIASGRDLKKFFIVVFGLWIVSIVGSWTNFLTLFYITFVLLHTVPFVYDKYEDKIDPLAEKAFIEIKKQYAVFDEKVLSKVLSKIPIGALKGKLA, encoded by the exons ATGGCTGACGAATCAGAAAGCACGGTGACCGCGGTGAGTCGTGACGGCGGCGATTCGTTGCTTGAAAAGATCACTGAGAAACTTCACTTTGATGATTCTTCCTCCGATTCATCGGATTCACATTCTGATACCGATAAACCGGTTGTTGAGTCCGTTAAGGAGAAGGTTTTTCGTCTTTTTGGAAGGGAGAAGCCTGTTCATTCTGTCCTTGGTGGAGGAAAGC CTGCTGATGTGTTCTTATGGAAGAACAAGAAGATATCTGCTGGAGCACTTGGTGTAGCAACTGCAATTTGGGTGTTTTTTGAGCTGCTTGAATATCACTTTCTTACTCTCATTTGTCACATATCGATTTTGGTGCTTGCCCTGTTGTTTTTGTGGTCCAATGCTCATACCTTCCTTCATAA GACTCCACCTCGCATACCAGTGGTTCATCTACCAGAGGAACCAGTTTTGCAAATTGCATCTGCATTGAGAATTGAAATCAACCGAGGATTTTCTGCCTTGCATAATATTGCTTCTGGAAGAGATTTGAAGAAATTCTTCATT GTTGTTTTTGGCTTGTGGATTGTATCAATTGTGGGGAGCTGGACCAATTTCTTGACCCTTTTCTACATAA CTTTTGTTTTGTTGCACACTGTTCCTTTTGTGTATGATAAGTATGAGGACAAGATAGACCCTCTGGCCGAAAAAGCATTCATTGAGATTAAAAAGCAGTATGCAGTGTTTGATGAAAAGGTCTTAAGTAAGGTCTTGAGTAAGATTCCAATAGGTGCATTGAAAGGTAAGTTAGCTTAG
- the LOC123885134 gene encoding golgin candidate 3-like isoform X1 → MWSTIANLKENLNKIALDVHEEDEMFRIYGEESSVSDRRNSNGFVRSSGIRSPLANGVDHVSISETEQYKAEIKRLQASEAEIKALSVNYAALLKEKEDQIVKLNKENGSLKQNLVATNTALSASRVEGSRASTSGTSSMKELADSVDGKNRASKAVQYSSEIRKMKLELKQERDQLANIQLKFHEVQELNNSFREELKMLKLEREKTSKEMSKIQNELNEKASEIKHLQLDLTRRQNEEAGEAFNSLKRLIETLEKENTALKMEKNEIEAALEKSKNSFTEKMLSDALHVQKKESSSISDMPDRSEIFPGKEEMERSLQKLSEDLKQTQRDREKSLQELSRLKQHLLEKASEEAEKMDEDSKIIEELRESNNYLRAQISHLERTLKQGIASQEELKMAKNNEILKSREIIDDLNKKLTNCLSTIDSKNIELSNLQTALGQYYAEIEAMEHLEEELARAREEITKLSQLLKDADQRADASKTEKEEILAKLSQSEKAQIEWKSRVSKLEEDNARLRRAVEQSMTRLNRMSVDSDYLVDRRIVIKLLVTYFQRSHSREVLDLMVRMLGFSDEDKQRIGVAQQGASKGVVRGVLGLPGRLVGGILGGSSSEAAANAGSDNQSFADLWVDFLLKETEEREKRESSVNTGTSTENSSNKSPNTISATPPLPNQRFGSVPLPPLPNQRFASSFPITSTNQNISLLPPSYYQRPENFGSEFSTVPLTPSEAKPTGLNQLPRF, encoded by the exons ATGTGGAGTACCATTGCCAATTTGAAAGAGAACTTGAACAAAATCGCACTCGATGTTCACGAAGAAGATGAAATGTTTCGCATCTACGGCGAGGAATCTTCCGTTTCAGATCGCCGGAATTCTAACGGATTTGTCCGTTCATCGGGAATTAGGTCGCCACTCGCTAATGGTGTCGATCATGTTTCTATTTCTGAG ACAGAACAATACAAAGCTGAAATCAAGAGACTTCAAGCCTCCGAGGCAGAAATTAAAGCATTGTCAGTTAATTATGCAGctctattaaaagaaaaagag GATCAGattgttaaattaaataaagaaaatggttCACTAAAGCAGAATTTGGTGGCTACAAATACTGCTTTGAGTGCTTCCAGAGTTGAAGGTTCTAGAGCATCTACAAGTGGAACTTCTTCAATGAAG GAGCTTGCAGATTCAGTTGATGGAAAAAATAGGGCGTCAAAAGCTGTGCAATATTCCTCAGAGATAAGAAAGATGAAGTTAGAACTAAAGCAAGAACGTGATCAATTGGCAAATATTCAACTAAAATTTcatg AGGTACAGGAATTGAACAACTCTTTCCGGGAGGAGCTTAAAATGCTAAAGTTGGAAAGAGAAAAA ACATCAAAGGAGATGAGCAAAATACAAAATGAATTGAATGAGAAAGCTTCAGAAATAAAGCATCTGCAGTTAGACTTGACTAGACGGCAAAATGAAGAAGCAGGGGAGGCTTTCAATAGCTTGAAAAGACTGATCGAAACCTTGGAGAAGGAAAACACCGCTCTTAAG ATGGAGAAGAATGAAATTGAGGCTGCTCTTGAAAAAAGCAAGAATTCTTTCACTGAAAAAATGTTGTCTGATGCTTTGCATGTTCAGAAAAAGGAATCGAGTAGCATCAGTGAT ATGCCAGATCGTTCTGAAATATTTCCTGGAAAGGAAGAAATGGAAAGATCCTTGCAAAAGCTAAGTGAAGATTTGAAGCAAACACAGCGagacagagagaaatcattACAAGAATTGAGCCGCCTTAAACAGCATTTGCTGGAAAAG GCATCCGAGGAAGCAGAAAAAATGGACGAGGATAGTAAAATCATTGAAGAGCTTCGTGAGAGCAATAACTATTTAAGGGCTCAGATATCACATCTTGAGAGAACTCTGAAGCAAGGAATTGCAAGTCAGGAGGAGCTGAAGATGGCAAAGAATAATGAAATTCTCAAGTCCAGGGAAATCATTGATGACCTGAACAAAAAGCTTACAAACTGTTTGAGCACAATAGATTCTAAAAATATTGAACTATCAAATTTACAGACAGCTCTTGGACAGTACTATGCTGAAATTGAAGCCATG GAACATTTAGAAGAAGAGTTAGCCCGGGCAAGAGAAGAAATAACTAAGCTTTCTCAACTGCTGAAA GACGCAGATCAAAGAGCGGATGCATCAAAGactgaaaaagaagaaattttgGCCAAGCTTTCCCAATCTGAGAAGGCACAAATTGAATGGAAAAGTAGAGTAAGCAAGCTTGAGGAAGACAATGCCAGATTGAGGCGAGCTGTTGAGCAGAGTATGACACGGTTAAATAGAATGTCGGTGGATTCAGATTATCTTGTTGACAG GCGCATTGTTATAAAATTGCTTGTAACTTATTTTCAGAGAAGTCACAGCAGAGAG GTTTTGGATCTAATGGTCCGCATGCTAGGATTCTCTGATGAAGATAAACAAAGGATAGGTGTTGCTCAGCAAGGTGCCAGCAAAGGTGTTGTTCGAGGAGTTCTTGGGCTGCCTGGCCGTCTGGTTGGAGGCATCTTGGGAGGAAGTTCGTCTGAAGCAGCAGCAAATGCAGGATCTGATAACCAG TCCTTTGCAGATCTGTGGGTGGATTTTCTTCTCAAGGAAAcagaagaaagagagaagagagaatcaTCAGTAAATACAGGTACATCCACTGAAAATTCCAGTAATAAAAGTCCAAATACTATTTCTGCTACTCCCCCACTTCCCAATCAGAGGTTTGGATCTGTTCCACTTCCACCACTTCCTAATCAGAGGTTTGCATCTTCTTTTCCAATAACTTCAACTAATCAAAACATCAGTCTTCTTCCTCCTAGCTATTATCAGCGTCCTGAAAATTTTGGTTCCGAATTCTCAACCGTTCCTCTTACACCATCTGAAGCCAAACCTACTGGTTTAAACCAGCTTCCGAGATTCTGA